In Mastacembelus armatus chromosome 5, fMasArm1.2, whole genome shotgun sequence, a single genomic region encodes these proteins:
- the pdhb gene encoding pyruvate dehydrogenase E1 component subunit beta, mitochondrial — MAVSLRCFLSSGKKAVSALRGRGFHRSAPAAVQVTVRDALNQAMDEELERDERVFLLGEEVAQYDGAYKVSRGLWKKYGDKRIIDTPISEMGFAGIAVGAAMAGLRPICEFMTFNFSMQAIDQVINSAAKTYYMSAGLQPVPIVFRGPNGASAGVAAQHSQCFAAWYAHCPGLKVVSPWNSEDAKGLLKAAIRDNNPVVFLENELMYGVPFEMSEECQSKDFTIPIGKAKVERQGNHVTLVSHSRFVGHCLDAAVVLAKEGIECEVINMRTIRPMDVEAIEASVMKTNHLVTVEGGWPQFGVGAEICARIMEGPAFNYLDAPVTRVTGVDIPMPYAKILEDNSLPQIKDIIFSVKKTLNI; from the exons ATGGCAGTGTCCCTGAGGTGTTTTCTCAGCTCGGGAAAA AAAGCCGTGTCGGCTCTGCGTGGACGCGGGTTTCACAGGAGCGCCCCGGCTGCTGTTCAG GTAACAGTCCGTGATGCCCTGAACCAGGCGATGGATGAGGAGCTGGAGAGGGACGAGCGGGTGTTCCTGTTGGGTGAGGAGGTGGCTCAATATGATGGAGCCTACAAG gTGAGCAGGGGTCTGTGGAAGAAGTACGGAGACAAACGTATCATCGACACTCCAATCTCAGAG ATGGGCTTCGCTGGCATTGCAGTGGGAGCCGCCATG GCGGGCCTCAGACCCATCTGTGAGTTCATGACCTTTAACTTCTCCATGCAAGCCATCGACCAGGTCATCAACTCTGCAGCAAAGACCTACTACATGTCAGCCGGTCTGCAGCCGGTGCCCATCGTCTTCAGGGGACCTAACGGAGCGTCGGCGGGCGTCGCCGCACAGCACTCGCAGTGCTTCGCTGCATG GTATGCTCACTGTCCCGGTCTGAAGGTTGTGAGTCCCTGGAACTCAGAAGATGCCAAAGGTCTCCTGAAAGCAGCCATTAGAGACAACAACCCCG tggtGTTCCTGGAGAACGAGCTGATGTACGGCGTTCCCTTCGAGATGTCGGAGGAGTGCCAGTCCAAAGACTTCACCATTCCCATCGGCAAGGCCAAGGTTGAGAGACAAG gGAATCACGTCACTTTGGTTTCTCATTCTCGGTTTGTTGGTCACTGCCTGGATGCTGCCGTCGTGCTCGCCAAGGAGGGAATCGAGTGTGAG GTGATCAACATGCGCACCATCCGTCCGATGGATGTGGAGGCTATTGAGGCCAGTGTGATGAAGACCAACCACCTGGTGACGGTGGAGGGCGGCTGGCCTCAGTTCGGGGTCGGAGCAGAGATCTGCGCCAGGATCATGGAAG gtcctGCCTTCAACTACCTGGATGCTCCGGTCACCAGAGTGACAGGTGTTGACATCCCCATGCCATACGCCAAAATCCTGGAGGACAACAGCCTGCCACAGATCAAAGACATCATCTTCTCAGTTAAAAAGACCCTCAACATATGA
- the LOC113129902 gene encoding uncharacterized protein LOC113129902, with translation MASETTETTAGNDEVAAPPSETNEHDYAHTGDSNFTSTEAPLSSGAPVTDCGVTAQESFATPADPEQTAPGQPPASLPTELPEPPVGAEVDCPGGNDVEASSLSLQTKEAPQRSAPSGGPVAHSCHRSRTRRVSRPEDKNCSSCKSEFERQGRSFNRRTVYTFTTPETVKWVFPDSVVHDTSFLCETCAQFIRSKCKRKQAGKRSLWVKPPVPKQPDVQDKRKKVCRMGKKSKAAQLVSKSCYKAAFKMLWSAKGARKPMMEFWSKQLKEEMKVLSRHADSPFHQKVSSRKPLSSFPWRRCLNWAQDKAPLVTTCLRSLFPDINALAKSSHQLSEEQAQTLLERRAVVALSIPLFTRNIWKNNFLQAALGAELRLQGCSGSSLDALNTMGLCQNKDTVRLLLHKLRNGKKTATQNGRQRMKLKQEQMKAEEMADVEEEDIEDEEEDIEDEEEEEDDEEEEEEDDEEDEEEEDEVEMAVEEEVEEEEVQDGVQEEDEEDEEQDRAAEEKEEKRRKKAAKKQRKEEKRKERGKRKAKEREEEEEEDDDEEGSKKRRVVVVRLGLLKGHSEVGRSDLSAP, from the exons ATGGCCAGCGAAACCACCGAGACCACCGCGGGGAACGATGAAGTAGCTGCTCCTCCATCCGAGACCAACGAGCACGACTATGCCCACACTGGGGACAGCAACTTCACCTCCACAGAGGCGCCCCTCTCCTCCGGTGCACCGGTGACTGACTGCGGAGTCACCGCGCAGGAAAGCTTCGCCACACCGGCTGATCCCGAGCAAACCGCGCCTGGGCAGCCCCCCGCCTCTTTGCCAACAGAGCTTCCCGAACCGCCCGTGGGTGCGGAGGTGGACTGCCCCGGCGGGAATGATGTGGAAGCGTCCTCACTATCGCTACAGACAAAAGAAGCGCCCCAGAGGTCTGCACCCTCTGGGGGTCCTGTTGCGCATTCCTGCCATCGCAGTCGCACCCGGCGTGTTAGTCGGCCGGAGGACAAGAACTGCTCCAGCTGCAAGTCTGAGTTTGAGCGACAGGGCCGCAGCTTCAACCGCAGGACGGTGTACACCTTTACCACGCCAGAGACCGTGAAGTGGGTGTTCCCAGACTCTGTGGTCCACGACACGTCCTTCCTGTGTGAGACCTGCGCACAGTTCATCAGGAGCAAATGCAAACGCAAACAAGCCGGGAAACGGTCTCTGTGGGTGAAACCGCCTGTGCCTAAACAG CCAGACGTGCAAGACAAGAGGAAGAAAGTCTGCAGGATGGGGAAGAAGAGCAAAGCGGCACAGCTGGTGAGCAAGTCCTGTTACAAGGCTGCCTTCAAAATGCTCTGGTCTGCCAAAGGTGCCAGGAAGCCCATGATGGAGTTTTGGAGTAAACAACTGAAAGAGGAG ATGAAGGTGCTGTCGCGGCATGCAGATAGTCCCTTTCATCAGAAGGTGTCGAGCAGGAAGCCACTGTCATCCTTCCCGTGGCGGCGCTGTCTGAACTGGGCCCAGGACAAAGCTCCGCTTGTCACCACCTGCCTCCGATCCCTGTTCCCCGACATCAACGCTCTGGCCAAGAGCAGCCA CCAGCTGTCGGAGGAGCAGGCCCAGACGCTGCTGGAGCGCCGGGCTGTGGTGGCGCTCTCCATCCCGCTCTTCACCAGGAACATCTGGAAGAACAACTTCCTGCAAGCTGCCCTGGGAGCAGAGCTCCGCCTACAGGGCTGCTCTGGCTCCTCCCTTGATGCCCTCAACACTATGGGGCTGTGTCAGAATAAAGACACTGTCAGATTACTGCTGCACAAGCTCCGAAATGGCAAGAAGACT GCAACACAAAATGGCCGACAAAGAATGAAGCTGAAACAGGAGCAGATGAAGGCAGAAGAGATGGCAGATGTTGAAGAGGAGGATATtgaagacgaggaggaggatattgaagacgaggaggaggaagaggatgatgaggaggaggaagaagaggatgatgaggaggatgaggaagaagaggatgaagTAGAGATGGCAGTAGAGGAAGAAGTGGAAGAGGAAGAAGTGCAGGATGGAGTacaagaggaagatgaagaggacgaAGAGCAGGATCGAGCAGcggaagaaaaggaagagaagaggaggaagaaggcagcaaagaagcagagaaaagaggagaagagaaaggagagaggcaAACGAAAGgcgaaggagagagaggaagaagaggaggaggatgatgatgaagaaggcTCAAAGAagaggagggtggtggtggtaaGGCTTGGCCTGCTGAAAGGACACTCAGAGGTCGGAAGATCCGACCTGTCAGCTCCCTAA